One Halobacterium sp. DL1 DNA window includes the following coding sequences:
- a CDS encoding PUA domain containing protein, giving the protein MQDADVESLRTVANYQFGAGAGAALFPEDGRLEVRRSSTGRPQQVARGDGSRLVSVGLDGRFTLGTAGGQRLVDALAHPVARVVVGDDSEPFVREGKNVFAKFVQAVDPAVRADDEVAVVHESGRLLAVGRAELDAQSMLDFRTGMAVMVRSGVDPE; this is encoded by the coding sequence ATGCAGGACGCGGACGTCGAGTCGCTCCGCACGGTCGCGAACTACCAGTTTGGCGCTGGTGCCGGAGCCGCGCTCTTCCCCGAGGACGGGCGCCTCGAGGTGCGGCGCTCGAGCACCGGTCGGCCACAGCAGGTCGCCCGCGGCGACGGAAGCAGACTCGTCTCGGTCGGTCTCGACGGTCGGTTCACGCTCGGCACCGCGGGCGGCCAGCGCCTCGTCGACGCGCTCGCCCACCCGGTCGCTCGCGTGGTCGTGGGCGACGACAGCGAGCCGTTCGTCCGCGAGGGGAAGAACGTGTTCGCGAAGTTCGTCCAGGCGGTCGACCCGGCGGTGCGGGCTGACGACGAGGTGGCTGTCGTCCACGAATCTGGTAGGTTACTGGCGGTGGGACGCGCCGAACTCGACGCGCAGTCGATGCTCGACTTCCGAACGGGGATGGCGGTGATGGTGCGGTCCGGCGTAGACCCGGAGTAG
- a CDS encoding DNA-directed RNA polymerase subunit M, protein MEFCDECGSMMKADDGLWVCGSCANKQAKDPDASYVITEGQEETEIVDVSDAQDKGLPKTTVVCPSCENDKAHWYMQQIRSADESETRFFICTECEHRWREDDN, encoded by the coding sequence ATGGAATTCTGCGACGAGTGCGGCTCGATGATGAAGGCCGACGACGGGCTGTGGGTCTGCGGCAGCTGCGCGAACAAGCAGGCGAAGGACCCCGACGCCTCCTACGTCATCACCGAGGGCCAGGAGGAGACCGAGATCGTCGACGTCAGCGACGCCCAGGACAAGGGACTCCCGAAGACGACGGTCGTCTGTCCGAGCTGCGAGAACGACAAGGCCCACTGGTACATGCAGCAGATCCGCTCGGCCGACGAGTCCGAGACGCGCTTCTTCATCTGTACGGAGTGCGAGCACCGCTGGCGCGAAGACGACAACTAG
- a CDS encoding succinyl-diaminopimelate desuccinylase (dapE-encoded N-succinyl-L,L-diaminopimelic acid desuccinylase (DapE), catalyzes the hydrolysis of N-succinyl-L,Ldiaminopimelate L,L-SDAP to L,L-diaminopimelate and succinate. It is a metalloprotease containing dinuclear active sites. Its structure is similar to the carboxypeptidase G2 from Pseudomonas sp. strain RS-16 and the aminopeptidase from Aeromonas proteolytica.) yields MSEFDPLSFHETAVQTPSHEDVTEMRELLCETLRDHGQDPDVDDGGNVLASRESGHPHVVLNTHIDTVPPHVGFSREGDVVRGRGACDAKGPLAALLAAFLAVDPTEGRVTLAITPDEETDSNGAHALDLDADAYIVGEPTDLAACTSARGRFQGTVELTGMGAHAASPDEGVNAVAALESTLAAIRTFDAERGPDEHPELGPPTLTPTVVSGGDAANRVPDRSELVVDRRTVPPESQEEFFAGFEAHVRDAVDESVGADVHPVDRDTPFLEAFDTPDDADVVRAMVAAGAGDPRPFGAATEASYFAAEAPTVVFGPGVLADDDGPVAHAQREYVRRSDVRRAAEILTEAVGSLV; encoded by the coding sequence ATGTCTGAGTTCGACCCGCTCTCGTTCCACGAGACGGCAGTACAGACGCCGTCACACGAGGACGTGACGGAGATGCGGGAACTCCTCTGTGAGACGCTACGCGATCACGGTCAGGACCCGGACGTGGACGACGGCGGGAACGTGCTCGCGTCGCGCGAGAGCGGCCACCCCCACGTCGTCCTCAACACCCACATCGACACGGTGCCGCCTCACGTCGGGTTCTCGCGGGAGGGTGACGTGGTCCGTGGGCGCGGCGCCTGCGACGCGAAGGGACCGCTTGCAGCGCTGCTCGCCGCGTTCCTCGCCGTCGACCCGACCGAGGGCCGGGTGACCCTCGCGATTACGCCCGACGAGGAGACGGACTCGAACGGTGCGCACGCACTGGACCTCGACGCGGACGCCTACATCGTGGGCGAACCAACGGACCTCGCGGCGTGCACGAGCGCCCGCGGCCGGTTCCAGGGGACGGTCGAACTCACCGGGATGGGTGCGCACGCCGCGAGCCCCGACGAGGGGGTGAACGCCGTCGCCGCCCTCGAGAGTACGCTCGCAGCGATTCGGACGTTCGACGCCGAGCGAGGACCGGACGAGCACCCCGAACTCGGTCCGCCGACGCTCACGCCGACAGTCGTCTCGGGGGGTGACGCGGCCAACCGCGTCCCGGACCGCAGCGAACTCGTCGTCGACCGCCGGACCGTCCCGCCGGAGAGCCAGGAGGAGTTCTTCGCCGGCTTCGAGGCGCACGTCCGCGACGCCGTCGACGAGTCTGTCGGCGCGGACGTCCACCCGGTCGACCGGGACACGCCGTTCCTCGAGGCGTTCGACACGCCCGACGACGCCGACGTCGTCCGTGCGATGGTGGCGGCGGGCGCGGGCGACCCGCGGCCGTTCGGTGCCGCGACGGAAGCCTCCTACTTCGCGGCCGAGGCGCCGACGGTGGTCTTCGGCCCGGGCGTGCTCGCGGACGACGACGGCCCCGTGGCCCACGCACAGCGGGAGTACGTGCGCCGCTCGGACGTCCGGCGGGCGGCGGAGATTCTCACCGAAGCGGTCGGCTCGCTCGTCTGA
- a CDS encoding diaminopimelate epimerase translates to MPYDRYHGTGNDFAIVDATEHVPDRGAFAQALCDRLGVDGVLFLALEDAYTPPRAVMTLFQPDASTADMCGNGARCAARWVAERTGADSVMLDTQAGTRRADVDGETVTVEMGTPRFDPAEVPVLRDDPMVEESLAGYDVTAVHTGVPHAVAFVDDVDDVDVEADAPAIRSHEAFPEGANVTFASPDGDGEFRQRTFERGVEGETQSCGTGAVAIAAVAHRAGRSGEQVRVRPPGGELHVDLSGGRATLRGATEQEEGGEAEAVPARSLDV, encoded by the coding sequence ATTCCCTACGACCGATACCACGGCACCGGCAACGACTTCGCAATCGTCGACGCGACCGAACACGTCCCCGACCGGGGGGCGTTCGCCCAGGCGCTCTGTGACCGCCTGGGCGTCGACGGCGTCCTATTCCTCGCGCTCGAAGACGCCTACACACCGCCGCGCGCAGTGATGACGCTGTTCCAGCCGGACGCCTCGACGGCGGACATGTGCGGGAACGGCGCGCGCTGTGCGGCCCGCTGGGTCGCCGAGCGCACCGGCGCCGACTCGGTCATGCTGGACACGCAGGCCGGCACCCGGCGCGCGGACGTCGACGGCGAGACGGTCACCGTGGAGATGGGGACGCCGCGGTTCGATCCGGCCGAGGTCCCGGTGCTCCGGGACGATCCGATGGTCGAAGAGTCCCTGGCGGGGTACGACGTCACCGCGGTGCACACGGGCGTACCCCACGCCGTCGCGTTCGTCGACGACGTCGACGACGTGGACGTCGAGGCGGACGCGCCCGCCATCCGCAGCCACGAAGCGTTCCCGGAGGGCGCGAACGTGACGTTCGCGTCGCCGGACGGCGACGGAGAGTTCCGCCAGCGAACGTTCGAGCGCGGCGTCGAGGGCGAGACGCAGTCCTGCGGGACGGGTGCCGTCGCCATCGCGGCCGTCGCCCATCGCGCCGGCCGCAGCGGCGAACAGGTCCGGGTCCGGCCGCCGGGCGGCGAACTGCACGTCGACCTCTCGGGGGGCCGTGCGACGCTCCGCGGGGCGACCGAGCAGGAGGAAGGCGGCGAAGCCGAGGCCGTCCCCGCGCGCTCCCTCGATGTCTGA
- a CDS encoding metallophosphoesterase, with product MLVLGDAHAETPDRRQSLFAAYRAADADVALQAGDLMYYDLPIPTYFIGGNNEDFDVVEALRHGRIESDDVSNAVLLHSTVETVDGLRVAGLSGNYAPTQFEKDRTMLRGDRRRHFVRNDVERAKELEDVDVFLAHEAPHGLPVTEEYDVGCKYIDELLDALDPDLCLVGHHHEHAESTYGDTRVISLAPAWNSYYRLDPDTLSVSRHDTPSA from the coding sequence ATGCTCGTCCTCGGCGACGCCCACGCGGAGACGCCCGACCGACGGCAGTCGCTGTTCGCCGCCTACCGGGCGGCGGACGCCGACGTGGCGCTCCAGGCCGGGGACCTGATGTACTACGACCTGCCGATTCCCACCTACTTCATCGGCGGCAACAACGAGGACTTCGACGTCGTGGAGGCGCTCCGACACGGCCGCATCGAGAGCGACGACGTGTCGAACGCCGTCCTCCTCCACAGCACCGTCGAGACCGTCGACGGGCTCCGGGTCGCCGGCCTCTCGGGGAACTACGCGCCGACGCAGTTCGAGAAGGACCGGACGATGCTGCGCGGGGACCGCCGCCGCCACTTCGTCCGCAACGACGTCGAACGCGCGAAGGAACTCGAAGACGTCGACGTGTTCCTCGCCCACGAAGCGCCTCACGGCCTCCCGGTCACGGAGGAGTACGACGTCGGTTGCAAGTACATCGACGAACTGCTGGACGCCCTCGACCCCGACCTCTGTCTCGTCGGCCACCACCACGAGCACGCGGAGTCCACGTACGGCGACACCCGCGTCATCTCGCTGGCGCCCGCCTGGAACTCCTACTACCGCCTCGACCCCGACACGCTCTCCGTCTCCAGACACGACACGCCGTCGGCGTGA
- a CDS encoding diaminopimelate decarboxylase: MTPNPAVRRLADWSAPELRGLAEEYGTPLYVQDLDRTRQNYERVAAAFPEADVHYAVKANAGGAVLRTLRQAGASAECAAAGEVFRALEAGYEPREIHYTAVNPPAQDLDYVLDAAPESTFVVGARDTIDRLAERGFAGRLALRVHPGVGAGHSDDVATGADAKFGVPHDEAPDVLGEAADRGFDVVGIHAHVGSGMLDDADVESHREVVERLATVARESPVDLSFVDVGGGFGVPYHPDEEPLDLEAVAATTRDVLADVDAELVVEPGRYLVADAGVLLTEVNTVKSTDDATLAGVDAGMTTLLRPALYGAHHEVQSLAADAAERDEDLVSVVGPICESTDVLAEDRRLPRPERSDLLAVGNAGAYGIEMASQYNSRPRPAVVAVEGGDDRLVRVRDELPTLTAPER, encoded by the coding sequence GTGACACCGAATCCTGCCGTACGACGGCTCGCCGACTGGTCGGCCCCGGAGCTCCGCGGCCTGGCCGAGGAGTACGGGACGCCGCTGTACGTGCAGGACCTCGACCGCACCCGACAGAACTACGAGCGCGTCGCCGCCGCGTTCCCCGAGGCCGACGTCCACTACGCGGTGAAGGCGAACGCCGGTGGCGCGGTCCTCCGGACGCTCCGCCAGGCCGGCGCGAGCGCGGAGTGCGCCGCCGCCGGCGAAGTGTTCCGGGCCCTGGAGGCGGGCTACGAGCCCCGCGAGATACATTACACCGCGGTCAACCCGCCGGCCCAGGACCTCGACTACGTGCTCGACGCGGCGCCCGAGTCGACGTTCGTCGTGGGCGCACGCGACACCATCGACCGACTCGCCGAGCGCGGCTTCGCCGGCCGCCTCGCGCTCCGTGTCCACCCCGGCGTCGGCGCGGGCCACAGCGACGACGTGGCGACCGGCGCGGACGCGAAGTTCGGCGTCCCCCACGACGAGGCCCCCGACGTCCTCGGCGAGGCCGCCGACCGCGGGTTCGACGTGGTCGGCATCCACGCCCACGTCGGCAGCGGAATGCTCGACGACGCCGACGTCGAATCGCACCGCGAAGTCGTCGAGCGACTCGCCACGGTGGCCCGGGAGTCGCCCGTCGACCTCTCGTTCGTCGACGTCGGCGGTGGCTTCGGCGTTCCGTACCACCCCGACGAGGAACCGCTCGACCTCGAAGCCGTCGCGGCGACGACCCGCGACGTGCTCGCCGACGTCGACGCAGAACTCGTCGTCGAACCGGGCCGCTACCTCGTCGCGGACGCGGGCGTCCTGCTGACCGAGGTGAACACCGTCAAGTCGACCGACGACGCGACGCTCGCTGGTGTCGACGCCGGGATGACGACGCTCCTGCGGCCGGCGCTCTACGGCGCCCACCACGAGGTCCAGTCGCTGGCGGCCGACGCGGCCGAGCGCGACGAGGACTTGGTGAGCGTCGTCGGCCCAATCTGCGAGAGCACGGACGTCCTCGCTGAGGACCGGCGGCTCCCGCGCCCGGAGCGCAGCGACCTGCTCGCGGTCGGCAACGCGGGCGCCTACGGCATCGAGATGGCCTCCCAGTACAACTCCCGACCCCGCCCCGCGGTGGTCGCCGTCGAGGGCGGCGACGACCGACTCGTCCGCGTACGCGACGAACTCCCCACCCTCACCGCCCCAGAACGATGA
- a CDS encoding dihydrodipicolinate reductase — protein sequence MRVGVTGATGRMGRTVREVAAERGDEVAFAASRDPTGDLDAAEEFPELLVSGNPDAVVDFTVPDASVAHVTAAADAGVPAVVGTTGFDEDQRAALRDAGEDVPVLLGANFSRGVQALLDAVEAAVSALPEYDVEVTETHHNGKRDAPSGTANVLLNRIDETRGASERVHGRVGDQPREEGEIGVHARRAGNVTGEHEALLAGNNEVLELTHRAGSRRVFAAGALDAAEWLADQPAGFYRFEEVASEL from the coding sequence ATGAGAGTCGGCGTCACTGGAGCGACCGGCCGGATGGGACGGACCGTCCGCGAGGTCGCAGCGGAGCGCGGCGACGAGGTGGCGTTCGCGGCGTCCCGCGACCCCACCGGCGACCTGGACGCGGCCGAGGAGTTCCCCGAACTGCTGGTCTCGGGGAATCCTGACGCGGTCGTAGACTTTACCGTGCCGGACGCGAGCGTGGCGCACGTGACCGCAGCAGCAGACGCCGGCGTCCCGGCGGTCGTCGGGACGACCGGCTTCGACGAAGACCAGCGAGCGGCGCTCCGAGACGCCGGCGAGGACGTCCCCGTCCTCCTCGGCGCGAACTTCTCCCGTGGCGTCCAGGCGCTACTGGACGCCGTGGAGGCCGCAGTGTCCGCGCTTCCCGAGTACGACGTGGAGGTCACCGAGACCCACCACAACGGGAAGCGCGACGCGCCCAGCGGCACGGCGAACGTGCTGTTGAACAGGATAGACGAGACGCGTGGGGCGAGCGAACGCGTCCACGGCCGCGTCGGCGACCAGCCCCGCGAGGAGGGCGAAATCGGCGTCCACGCACGCCGAGCGGGCAACGTGACCGGGGAGCACGAGGCACTGCTCGCCGGCAACAACGAGGTCCTCGAACTGACCCACCGTGCCGGGAGTCGGCGTGTGTTCGCGGCGGGCGCCCTCGACGCCGCCGAGTGGCTGGCCGACCAGCCCGCTGGCTTCTACCGCTTCGAGGAGGTGGCGTCCGAACTATGA
- a CDS encoding SAM-dependent methlyltransferase — MILLVRGDREFLVAPGEELHTDLGVVEVPENPASGDTVESHLGEPFTVRKLRGPDLFNHLERTGAPMMPKDIGLVVGHTGAAAGDRVLDAGTGTGVLAAYLGRLGADVVTYEQKAEFADVARENMELAEVADTVDVRTGDVTEHLDDLAGFDLLTLDTQNAPEVVASAPALLVSGGYVAAYSPFVENARETELAAREAGLADVETLETIQRRMDVDDRGSRPSTAGVGHTGYLLFARKP; from the coding sequence GTGATACTGCTCGTCCGCGGTGACCGGGAGTTCCTCGTTGCACCGGGAGAGGAGCTACACACCGACCTCGGCGTCGTCGAGGTGCCCGAGAACCCGGCGTCTGGAGACACCGTCGAGTCGCATCTCGGCGAACCGTTTACCGTCCGGAAGCTGCGCGGTCCGGACCTGTTCAACCACCTCGAACGCACCGGTGCGCCGATGATGCCCAAAGACATCGGGCTGGTCGTCGGCCACACCGGCGCGGCCGCGGGGGACCGCGTGCTCGACGCCGGAACGGGGACTGGCGTGCTCGCGGCGTACCTCGGCCGACTCGGCGCGGACGTGGTGACCTACGAGCAGAAGGCGGAGTTCGCCGACGTCGCTCGCGAGAACATGGAACTCGCGGAGGTCGCCGACACCGTCGACGTGCGGACCGGCGACGTCACAGAGCACCTCGATGACCTCGCCGGATTCGACCTCCTCACCCTCGACACGCAGAACGCCCCGGAGGTCGTCGCGAGCGCACCGGCCCTGCTCGTCTCCGGCGGCTACGTCGCCGCCTACTCACCGTTCGTCGAGAACGCCCGCGAGACGGAACTGGCCGCGCGGGAGGCCGGCCTCGCGGACGTCGAGACGCTGGAGACCATCCAGCGCCGGATGGACGTCGACGACCGTGGGTCCCGACCCTCGACGGCCGGCGTCGGCCACACCGGCTACCTGCTGTTCGCGCGGAAGCCCTGA
- the nac gene encoding NagC family transcriptional regulator (forms a homodimer; contacts the emerging nascent polypeptide chain on the ribosome; similar to eukaryotic proteins), which produces MFGGGGMNPRKMKQMMEQMGIDVDEIDATEVVIKRADGTEIVFSDPDVTKMDARGQETYQIIGEPSEREGAADAAELESGDEDASEDDAGIPQGDVDIVSQRTGASEDEAREALEATDGDLAAAIDRLE; this is translated from the coding sequence ATGTTTGGCGGAGGCGGCATGAACCCACGGAAGATGAAACAGATGATGGAACAGATGGGGATCGACGTCGACGAGATCGACGCCACGGAGGTCGTCATCAAGCGCGCGGACGGAACCGAGATCGTGTTCTCGGATCCCGACGTGACGAAGATGGACGCCCGCGGCCAGGAGACCTACCAGATCATCGGCGAACCCAGCGAGCGGGAGGGCGCCGCCGACGCGGCCGAACTCGAGTCCGGCGACGAGGACGCCAGTGAGGACGACGCGGGGATTCCGCAGGGCGACGTCGACATCGTCTCCCAGCGCACGGGCGCCAGCGAGGACGAGGCCCGTGAGGCACTGGAGGCCACCGACGGCGACCTCGCGGCGGCCATCGACCGGCTGGAGTGA
- a CDS encoding 2,3,4,5-tetrahydropyridine-2,6-carboxylate N-succinyltransferase, with product MSLEDDVRDLWQRHEDGGVDADTATADDADTLDAFLDALEAGEVRAARKENGEWSAVEWVKRGVLLNFALRETQPREYGDVTYHDVLPLRRTDDLFERGTRNTPDGTVLRRGAHVGSDCIVMSPAFVNVGAHVGDGTLVDSCDTVGSCAQIGEDVKLGANTLIGGVLEPVEDAPVVVEDDVSLGAGCRVTSGFVVGHDSVVGENTLLTPRIPVYDLVEEEILYGELPPERRAFTRFVESSVGEHDLFEGGAYKPAVVALDLEAKTLDATQREEVLRS from the coding sequence ATGAGTCTCGAAGACGACGTACGCGACCTCTGGCAGCGACACGAGGACGGCGGCGTGGACGCCGACACCGCGACGGCCGACGACGCCGACACGCTGGACGCCTTCCTCGACGCGCTCGAAGCCGGCGAAGTGCGCGCCGCGCGGAAGGAGAACGGGGAGTGGAGCGCCGTCGAGTGGGTGAAGCGCGGGGTGCTCCTGAACTTCGCGCTCCGCGAGACCCAACCCCGAGAGTACGGCGACGTGACGTACCACGACGTGCTGCCGCTGCGCCGCACGGACGACCTCTTCGAGCGCGGCACGCGGAACACGCCCGACGGCACCGTCCTCCGCCGGGGCGCACACGTCGGCTCAGACTGCATCGTGATGTCCCCGGCGTTCGTCAACGTCGGCGCGCACGTCGGCGACGGCACGCTCGTCGACTCCTGTGACACCGTCGGCTCCTGTGCGCAGATCGGCGAGGACGTGAAGCTCGGCGCGAACACGCTCATCGGCGGCGTGCTCGAACCAGTCGAGGACGCGCCCGTCGTCGTGGAGGACGACGTCTCGCTCGGCGCCGGCTGCCGAGTCACCTCGGGCTTCGTCGTCGGCCACGACTCCGTGGTCGGTGAGAACACGCTGCTGACGCCGCGCATCCCCGTCTACGACCTCGTCGAGGAGGAGATACTCTACGGCGAACTGCCGCCCGAGCGCCGGGCGTTCACGCGGTTCGTCGAGTCGAGCGTCGGCGAACACGACCTCTTCGAGGGCGGCGCGTACAAGCCCGCGGTGGTAGCGCTGGACCTCGAAGCGAAGACACTGGACGCCACGCAGCGAGAGGAGGTACTCAGGTCGTGA
- a CDS encoding dihydrodipicolinate synthase (catalyzes the formation of dihydrodipicolinate from L-aspartate 4-semialdehyde and pyruvate in lysine and diaminopimelate biosynthesis), protein MELTTPLDGVFPAMTTPLTDDGSIDFDRLRDHTRRLVDGGVDGLVPVGTTGESATLTHDEHVEVVEAVADAADGDVPVIAGAGSNSTHEAVGLAGRSVDAGADALLLISPYYNRPEPEGMVAHYREIADRVDVPQILYNVPSRTGRTIEVDSAVELASHENVVGYKAASGDVGRVSQIVERTTDEEFSVLSGDDGLTLPIASVGGRGAISVTANVEPERVGDLVHSALDGDYETARRRHQELEPLNRALFAESNPIPVKAAQELRGHGPANYRSPLTQLSEQHWDPLREALEELEERELSV, encoded by the coding sequence ATGGAACTCACGACACCCCTCGACGGCGTCTTCCCCGCGATGACGACGCCGCTCACCGACGACGGAAGCATCGATTTCGACCGACTCCGCGACCACACCCGCCGCCTCGTCGACGGTGGCGTCGACGGCCTCGTCCCCGTCGGCACCACCGGCGAGAGCGCCACCCTCACCCACGACGAACACGTCGAAGTGGTCGAGGCCGTGGCCGACGCCGCGGACGGCGACGTGCCGGTCATCGCCGGCGCGGGCAGCAACTCGACCCACGAGGCGGTCGGCCTCGCCGGCCGCTCCGTCGACGCCGGCGCCGACGCGCTCCTGCTCATCTCGCCGTACTACAACCGACCCGAACCCGAAGGGATGGTCGCCCACTACCGCGAGATAGCCGACCGCGTCGACGTCCCCCAGATACTCTACAACGTCCCGTCCCGGACGGGCCGCACCATCGAGGTGGACTCGGCGGTCGAGCTCGCGAGCCACGAGAACGTCGTCGGCTACAAGGCCGCCAGCGGCGACGTGGGCCGCGTCAGCCAGATCGTCGAGCGCACCACCGACGAGGAGTTCTCGGTGCTCTCCGGCGACGACGGCCTGACGCTCCCCATCGCCTCGGTCGGCGGGCGGGGCGCAATCAGCGTCACCGCGAACGTCGAACCCGAGCGCGTCGGCGACCTCGTCCACTCGGCGCTCGACGGCGACTACGAGACTGCCCGGCGGCGCCACCAGGAACTCGAACCGTTGAACCGCGCGCTGTTCGCCGAGTCGAACCCGATTCCGGTGAAGGCCGCCCAGGAGCTCCGCGGCCACGGTCCGGCGAACTACCGCTCGCCGCTCACCCAGCTCTCAGAACAACACTGGGACCCGCTCCGAGAGGCGCTCGAGGAACTCGAAGAACGGGAACTGTCGGTATGA
- a CDS encoding adenylosuccinate lyase has protein sequence MTDDHALYAVTPLDGRYAGRTAPLAEYASEAALMRARVRVEVEYLLALADLDPVSLDLADDERADLRAAYEEFDSADARVVKQIETEGALGYDATNHDVKAVEYFVRESAPERAHSWIHFALTSEDVNNLAHRLLARPAVEDVLVPELREVRDALVEFAYDYADLPMLARTHGQPATPTTFGKEMAVYAARLGRAIGRVEAASDDLAGKLAGASGTWAAHHAAFPDVDWRAFSREFVEGLDLDYVEPTTQVNPCDDLAALFDALRGANNALLDLSRDVWLYVSQRYLGQEAAKSETGSSTMPHKVNPIDFENAEGNLSKANADLTFLADYLTTSRLQRDLSDSTVKRNIGGAFAYCLLAYGKLGDGLAKVAPNEAVMREDLRANPEVIGEAVQTILRREGHGDAYERVKDLTRGERVELEDFHDLFATLDVDEDVREELLALTPESYTGVGADVARDA, from the coding sequence ATGACCGACGACCACGCTCTGTACGCGGTGACGCCGCTCGACGGCCGCTACGCCGGCCGCACCGCGCCGCTCGCGGAGTACGCCAGCGAGGCGGCGCTGATGCGGGCCCGGGTTCGCGTCGAGGTCGAGTACTTGCTCGCGCTCGCCGACCTCGACCCGGTGTCGCTGGACCTCGCGGACGACGAGCGGGCCGACCTCCGGGCCGCCTACGAGGAGTTCGACTCAGCGGACGCACGGGTCGTCAAGCAGATCGAGACCGAGGGCGCCCTCGGCTACGACGCCACGAACCACGACGTGAAGGCCGTCGAGTACTTCGTCCGGGAGTCCGCGCCCGAACGCGCCCACTCCTGGATCCACTTCGCGCTCACCAGCGAGGACGTCAACAATCTCGCCCACCGCCTGCTCGCCAGGCCCGCGGTCGAGGACGTGCTCGTCCCCGAACTCCGCGAGGTGCGGGACGCGCTCGTCGAGTTCGCCTACGACTACGCCGACCTCCCGATGCTCGCGCGTACCCACGGCCAGCCGGCGACGCCGACGACGTTCGGCAAGGAGATGGCCGTCTACGCCGCCCGGCTCGGTCGCGCTATCGGTCGCGTCGAGGCCGCCAGCGACGACCTCGCCGGGAAACTCGCCGGCGCGTCCGGCACGTGGGCCGCCCACCACGCCGCCTTCCCGGACGTCGACTGGCGGGCGTTCTCCCGCGAGTTCGTCGAGGGCCTCGACCTCGACTACGTCGAACCCACGACGCAGGTCAACCCCTGCGACGACCTCGCGGCGCTGTTCGACGCGCTCCGCGGCGCGAACAACGCGCTGCTCGACCTCTCGCGGGACGTCTGGCTCTACGTCTCCCAGCGCTACCTCGGCCAGGAGGCCGCCAAGAGCGAGACCGGCTCCTCGACGATGCCCCACAAGGTCAACCCCATCGACTTCGAGAACGCGGAGGGGAACCTCTCGAAGGCCAACGCGGACCTCACCTTCCTCGCCGACTACCTCACCACCAGCCGCCTCCAGCGGGACCTCTCGGACTCCACCGTGAAGCGAAATATTGGCGGGGCGTTCGCCTACTGCCTGCTCGCGTACGGGAAACTCGGCGACGGCCTGGCGAAGGTAGCACCCAACGAGGCCGTCATGCGCGAGGACCTGCGAGCCAACCCCGAAGTCATCGGGGAGGCCGTCCAGACCATCCTCCGCCGCGAGGGCCACGGCGACGCCTACGAGCGCGTGAAGGACCTCACGCGCGGCGAACGGGTCGAACTCGAGGACTTCCACGACCTCTTCGCCACGCTAGACGTCGACGAGGACGTCCGCGAGGAACTGCTCGCGCTCACGCCAGAGTCGTACACGGGCGTCGGTGCCGACGTGGCTCGCGACGCCTGA